ACAGTATTGAAATTATCAGTGACAATTACCCCAAAGCgaacataaatatttgtcgcaaatttttcaaaatgggtagtaagaataatgaaaatagcAAACCTTTTAAGATAAAATACCCTTTTATATCTAAACATAGTAATGCTCATGAATACATGGTACCAATTAGAAATCAACCAATTAAGTCATTAAAAAGGATGAAGATGGAACATCAGAATAGAGGCCATTATATATGCCAACAGAGTGGCAGTTTTAACGGCCTAGGAAGAGGAATGAACAGGGTAGATAGAGACATGCGTAAAGCAGACAAAGGAATGAACTGGATAGATAAAGGTGCTCACAAAGCAGATAAAGTAATGCATAAAATAGATAACGACATGCATATGGTAGACtcagatatatatataagcaaaacaaaaaaaaaagatcgCCCTTCTGCATTCTCGAACAAAGAAGACAAAACAGAGATAAACGAAACGGGGAATGTGTTAGACACAGGTGAGAGTGTCGAagaatatgaagaaaaaaataaaatttttaatattcctTCTTGTCATAGTTCATCTTCTTATGAGCCCCCCAAATATTCTCTTAATTATGCAAACCTAGGCAGTCAAATTTATCAAGTGCAAAAGGATAACTGTACAGTGAACAAACGTAAAGAACATCcacataaaaagaaagaaagagtATTTTAcgaaaaggaagaaataaaaaatgtcaTTGTTCCTTATTCAGAAAATAGTGTATTAAGCAGAATTGGCAACAAAAGGGAAGTATATAccaataaaaacattttattgaaaaaaaaaaaaaatataatgtgtaatgaaaaattgaataacgataaatatgaaaataacaaaatagaaaaaaagagtaaaatgATGCATAACATGTTAAGTGATAAAATGTACTTAgacaataaaaatagaaaacagGAATACCCTCTTGATATTACAGCTACATATAAGTGTAAAAacattcatttaaaaattaatgttgacacaaataatgaagaattaCTCAAACATACTCAGAGTAAATTATCAAAAAGAAGTTtagaatttaaattaattataacgaAATTTATTGATGGCTTTATTAAATCAACCGaaacgaatatatataattcgtcaaatataatattacaaaatacaGAGACAGATGTTTTctataatattactattcACGCATATAGTACTGTTATAACTACCGTATGGCTATATGCATCTATTTCTTTCTATTTAACCAAGTTCAATGTTGAGaagtttaaattaaaaaccCCTAGTTCTGTTACATTTACAACAGATGCAGAAttccaaaattttttattaaacaacaatacgaaaaaaaaaccGTCAAAAAGTGGGATAAGAAGTGAATTAAAAAGTGAGCAAAGAAAAGGATCAAAAAATGAATCAATATATGCccaaaaaaatgaagcaatAAATTCACCAATGTATGAAAAATGTGTGACACAAAAGggtttgttaaaaaatacccttgaaaaaaaaaaaaaaaaaaacatttccattttcaTGAAAAATTACAAGCAAAAAGATAATCGTGTTAGGATCTCAGAAGAACAACAAAAAGACAACTTTTCCCAAGATGACTATTCTAGTACCCTCGATACAGTCAGTTCTTATGAGAGCGGCGATGCGATTAATAGAAATACAAACATTTGTAACACTCCGGAGAACATAAATGAATCAGCTGGACACTCCATCAGTGAgcataacaataataatagtaatagtaataattatagttCTATGTACAAAGAAAAGGCGTACCCCTATGGAGTGTATGATGAATTATACAACGATGAGTACTTGAGCAGTTCTACCTATGAAGAAGTGTTACTAGATTTTCATGATCTTAATAAaggcaaaataaaatataaattccaAAATTTTACGCACGAAAGAGATCATGACGAggaaaatgacaaaaaaggGAGAAGCGTGGATAATATTAACACGGACTCATCTACTGCTAACAATGCTTCATCAACTGCTAACAATGCTTCATCAACTGCTAACAATGCCTCATCTACTGTTAATAATTCCTTATCTACTGCTAACAATGCCTTATCTACTGCTAACAATGCCTTATCTACTGCTAACAATGCTTCATCAACTGCTAACAATGCCTCATCTACTGCTAATAATGCCTCATCTACTGCTAATAATGCTTCATCAACTGCTAACAATGCCTCATCTACTGTTAATAATTCCTTATCTACTGCTAACAATGCCTCATCAACTGCTAACAATGCCTTATCTACTGCTAACAATGCCTTATCTACTGCTAACAATGCCTTATCTACTGCAAACAATGCCTCATCAACTGCTAACAATGCCTCATCTACTGCTAATAATGCTTCATCAACTGCTAACAATGCCTCATCTACTGTTAATAATTCCTTATCTACTGCTAACAATGCCTCATCTACTGCTAACAATGCCTCATCAACTGCTAACAATGCCTCATCAACTGCTAACACTACCTCATCAACTGCTAACAATGCCTCATCAACTGCTAACACTACCTCATCAACTACTAACAATGCCTCATCTACTGCCAACACTACCTCATCTACTGCCAACACTACCTCATCTACTGCCAACACTACCTCATCTACTGCCAACACTACCTCATCTATTGCTGATACTACCTCATCTACTGCTGACACTGCCCCCTGTATTGCAATAAAATCAGGttattaccataaaaaatacgataataataaagaacgGCATAAAagtaaagataaaatatCGCGCGAGATGAACGAGCAAAACGGGATTAACCGAATCAGGCCCATCATCCATGTTAACAGAATCAGCGAAAAGCAAACTACTCATGTTAGCGGATACAACAAAGCAAAGGACGAAATGTCGAataattcaataaaatttaataacaaaatgaatGAAGTTTATGAGGGCTGTTTTACATTTTCCGAGTTCACATCAGAGAAAGCTGATGAGACACGAGATTCAAACAAATGGCTCCTAAACCCTCTAATCATTAAGGAAAGTATAAATTCTGCTTCATTAAACTTATCAAATAGTCATATGTTTAGAGATAACTATAAGAATGATAATACAAATTCAGAATTAAAGAAAAGTAAGCACCACATTTTGACTAATGATCATcacaataatgataaaaggAATTGCAGCAGTAAACTACATGAAATATGTAAAGATACACCAAGTAAAACgtttaaaaaaagcaaaaatatttcaCATTTTAAGGATGATTAtcatacattaaaaaaagaagtagaaAATTTAGGTGAAGTAAACtctattcaaaataaaaaatacgtCAAAGGTAGCAACATGAATGGTATGAATTATTctgaaagggaaaaaataaaaataaatttgtgtAATACtaacaataattatattactaACATAGAGAGTTTTCATAATAAGAATGATACGGTTGATGAGAATGATGGTAACAGTgtttataacaataatgatgtcaatgatgatgataactataacaataatggtaaatacaaaatgaaCAACGGTTTAGCTTATATAAGCAATACGGATTCTCCTAAAAAAGAGCATAAGACAAAAGAAGAATATTCAAGTAAAAGTTGCCATGAAAACTTTACACAGACTCCATATAGAGAAGATTGTAATgacaattatatattgaataaAAGCTTATATCTATCAAATGATGATAAAGTACTAGagaaaagtaaatataattcaacAACTCACTCAGGGTTGaaaggaaataaatattttagcaaaaatgaaaaggaatatTTACAATGTTCCTCAGAAATGCAAGAGAATGATAAAGAATCCCTTACattattaaacaaaattgataacaaaaatgaaatacaaGATATGCATTGTGTAAGTCTAAATCACACGGATGGAAGTAACCAAGTAGTAGACATAAAAGACGCTAAACAAATCAAAgatataaaagaagaaaacacTGGGATTGATGAATCTACTCTTACGAATAACATGACGTACAACAAAATATTAGAACCTTTACATGAAGAGTGTGTGACAAATAAAAGTCTTTATCTGAGTAATGAGGCTAACATTTCTAATAAGCCAAAGGATTATCAAACTGACGAAAGAAAACTAATGATATATAACAACGTTAACATCTGTAGTAACAATAcgataaatattaataagaacaatataaaaaattcaattaACACATATGCcacattaaataataaaatgaatgaatcAAACAATAGGTACCATAACAACCATTCGAATACTTCCAATCACTTTAAGGCACTTCCTGATTTAAATAATGCAACTTTTAATCcagatgataaaaaattaataaatagaaaaaatgtacaacTCCCACCATCTTCATCTTCGGCTTCACCTTCAAAACTTGGAGAGGAcaacaaatataattatttatataatccTTGCTTTAATAAAACATGCCAAAGAttaaatttaacaaataGAATCAATATATGGAATAAAATGAACCCGCTTATagactttttaaataagacATCTGTAAGTAATACTGAAGAAGTTGATAACAAAGTTGGCAAAAAGTATTTTCATACTTCGAgaggaaaattttataactCAGAAGACTTATTATATagatgtaataataattataaagatGTAAGGTGCGCATATAAGGCTGGATATATACCTCCTGTTTACAATATCAGCGGAAAAAGTAACAGCAGCGGTTTAAGTGTCAACAATAGCAGCGGTTTAGGTGTTAATAGAAGCGGATTAAGTACCAACATTAGtgataataacagtaacaataataattttacgaATTACTTGAACAGAGAAATTAACCCTCTGAAGCAGCCCATTCATAGTATGAATATGCTTAAAATGCATGAAAAAGGTACCGAGGAGTGTCCCACAGCATCAATAAATAATTTGGTGAactataaaaagaataacgaaagcgatatatattataaggaTAGAAATATGGCCATTAGTGAAAACAAATCTAGgttgaattttttaatttctgataaaaagaataacagTGAAGAAAATGTTATACGTTGTAATTACAACTTTATCAACGGTAATAAAACCAGTaaaaatggggaaaaaataGAGCAAGAAATAAGGTATgtaaaagataataattattttgataaGGAATATTTTCTCAATTCTCAAAGACTAGCTAATAATCACATAAGTAATCATgttaataattctaaaaattTGTCGGATAGCAACATTATCAATAACCCCACCCCTAAGTGTGCGCCGGTAAACAAACTAGTTAGTAATAACCGATCAAATAGTAGTAACCGATTAACTGGTGGTAACCGATCAAATAGTAGTAACCAATTAACTGGTGGTAACCGATCAAATAGTATTAACCGATTAACTGGTGGTAACCGATTAATTGGAAGTAACCGATTAATCAGTAATGACCGGTTAAATGGTAGTAACCGGTTAAATGGTAGTAACCAGCTAATTAGTAATAATCTGTTGAATAATAACGTTAAGTACGTAAATCACAATGACTTAGTGAACAAACATAGGTACTATAATATGAGAACACACGGAAGcagtaataacagtaataacaatagtctgtatatatataataaggaaGCTGCTCCTATATATCTTGataacagtaaaaaaaaaatatatatatctaatcCTACATTTTTCCCTCCATATACACCACAAAGTGTGCCAAATTATGACAAACACAATAACgagaatttttataatttaaaaaataatatatatatgcagaaCAGTAGTAGAGAAAATGTTAACAGAGAGTTAAATCGCAATCTGCAGGATGATGTACATATTCAAAAGACACATATGAaggaaaatgtaataaaatataagcaaaatataaatagtaaaaacAATGAAATTAAGCTCAAaaaatccttttttaaaCCTAACATAGATAATAATACACTTTATgattataagaaatatatgacACCAAATTGTACTTTAACAAAAGTGgcttttaataaaaatttatatattccttcACAGGAAATTAAAAGTACAGGGACAAAAAATTCTTACAAAGCTTTCAATactaataaagaaaaagtaaataattatttgaacACCTCTAcaagtaataattttaatttttctgaacatgttggaaaaaatacaaatgtcAGATGTCCTATATATACCCCTAATGCTGAGAATAGTCAGACTATGTTTTTGAATCAAAAGAAAGTAACCAAGCTTAACCCTTCTAATGTGTATTATAATGGAAGTATGAAttgtttagaaaaaaatgagattTACTTTCAGAAAATGCTTTTGAATGGCGGCGTGAATAGAATCGCGAAGAGTAGCAACTGTGTTAGGGGGAACAATAATGTAATCAGCACCCCAAACGGCAAGCTAAGCAGCAACGTAAGGGGTAACTGGAATGGCTGCCTGAATAGAAACTATAGTAGCAACCATAATAGCAACTGTAATGACAATCCATATGGCAACCCGCATGACAATCCGCTCGAAACCCCACATAGCCTAAATTTCAAGAATAAGCCCATGATCGAAAGGACTGATTTAATCAGATTAAATGCAGTAATGccagaaaataataaaaaaaaaatatattctaaaGCAAATCCAGTGATCGAAACTTGtcaaaatgatgaaaattcTACAACCATGTTAACATCATTTGATAATAAATCATTACATGATCAATATGATGATGGAAAAGAATGGCCAGTTAGGATGTCCTTACatagtgataataatataataaaaaaagacaatatatatgaaaacatATTTTCCCCTTTGAATTCttatgaaatgaaaaaacatattataaacaaTGAGAACAGTACAAATAGTAACGACGAAAGCttaaaaaatggtaataaGAACAACTTTCATACGAATTGTACGtctaattatataaagaGTAACACAAAGGACAGTGCAGACAAGGTGGGGTTTAACTTAAGCGTAAATAATGATTTCAATTTTggaaatatagaaaaaacattgaatcaaataaaaggaaatataattacatacaaTGATTATAATGCATCAAATAGTGAAAAAGAACatgcatatgtaaataatatctacattaataatgaaaattcatttagtaaaaatagaaaatgttCGCCTTTTTTTGGGAAGTCAAATAATGCAGTTATTTcagataatgaaaataatgataatttattacaaaatacATATTCTGAAGTACAACTATTTCAATTAAATATTCAACTTGATGAGTCTACTTGGAGAAAAATTACTTTTACTCCTGAAGATAAGCTAGATgacaaaataattaaatttattaatgataataaattaaagaaaatatttttactaactatcaaagaaaaaatgaaatacatGTTGCAAAATGACATAGCAAAATGGAGCATCAGCATTACGGAACTACTGTGAGAGTGTCTGTAAGATTGTGGCTCTTTCCACATGTGCGCCTGTACACGTATGTGGGTGTGCATGCGTAAggatatatgtgtatacgtatgagtgtttatatattatttacttatttcaactatttattccatttatttatttttttgaaatcattttaaataattttttttaatttcttcctCTTGTTATTTACGAATAAGTTACCgtgttttaatttattctttttttttttgtttccgattattattacttttttttgtcttaaCGCTAATTTAGCCGtgtgaatgtatatatatatatatatatatgtgcatatttttgCGTAATTTCTGTCCAAATACAAACGAATGTACAACGTGTGCTTGTTTGGTCCCCTTTGTCGTTTCTCTCCggatttataataaatatttcaaattttttccatatcgacattttaattgtataaattcctttttttgcgttacatatataaacataatcaCGCCCGAATTAATtcggaaaaaaaagaagaaaaaaatccTTAAGTTTTAAAAGCAtaactaaataaatatgtactaTGTATTTATACGCGTACATATAAGTATTTTTCCGCTGCCTAGCTGATAGTTGCAGTATAATTCCTTTTAGTTGTGTGGTCACGAGAcgcaataattttattaaaaaattaaaaatatatcatcaCTTTAGTGAAAATTATGGAGATCCTTGCTTAAAgataataaatgttttaagtttatatattcttatgtCTTATTTAAAGAGATGTTAATTCTGACAGTTGAATTATGAGCGAATACTACTGAAGCTCTTTCTTATAATATGTAAAGTTTTCATCAgttcttaaatatatatttttaaatgaataaaagtaAACGGTAGTATAACGCATTACAAAGCATGAATATATAAGGAGTTACATTCAAGGATTTCAAAGCTAAATAAAAAACGGGGCATGCGAACGTTTCgtacataataaatttactAAATATATGACAATTAACATCGTAATTAACGAAACAAATCATCGCTTGCGGTTTGCGTATCATGGTtgcgtatgtgtatatatgtgttatatatataatgtccCATTTTCAATGAAGTTTTTTAAACCTATTAAGAAAAAGGGCATTACACAAGGCATGCACTatacacacaaaaaaaaaaaataaaataataaaataaataaataaaaagaataataaaataaataataaaaaataataaaatggagataaaaatataataaataaaacagatAAACTAATAAATAACTATATACATTCGtaaacacatacatatatataaaatgaataaatgaaataactTTGCTCATTTGCTGAGGAAGACGCCCCCTCATGTGctagtaataattttttctaaaagcAACCTTGTTCAATGTAAGATTCAGCAACTTTTAAAAAACCAGCTATATTAGCCCCTGCTTGtaaatcatatttattttttgtgtattttaAAGCATTTTCTGAACATgtcataaatatgtttttcatAATTCCTTTTAATTTCTCGTCAACTATTTCTCTTGTCCACTGTGTTAATTGAAAATTCTGACTCATTTCAAGACCACTAATTGCTACCCCCCCAGCATTCGCAGCTTTTGCAggacaaaaaataatttgatttGACTTAAAATAGTTAATTGCCTGAACAGTCGATGGCATATTTGCGCCTTCAGCCACCAAAATACAcccatttttatgtaatttttttgcatCTTCTAAGTCTATTTCATTTTGAGTTGCACATGGAAGAGCCAAGGTGCATGGGACACCCCATGGTTTCtcattagaaaaatatttagcaGTAGAAGAATGATTTAAGTATTCTTtaattcttccttttttaactTCTTTTAATTGTATAAGGAAGTTCAAATCATTAATTGTAAAACCATTaggttcatatatataaccatCACTGTCACTTAATGTTACAACTTTAGCATTTaactgtaataatttttgaacACAATATAGAGCGACATTTCCACTACCACTAACAGTAGCTACTTGTTTGTCTACTGAAATATTCAAAGACTTTAATACTtctaaaacaaaataaattaaaccATAGCCTGTTGCTTCTGTTCTTAAAATAGATCCTCCCcatttcacattttttcCACTTAAGGTTccgttaaaattatttacaattttctTATACTGACCAAATAAATAACCAATTTCTCTTCCTCCTACACCAATATCTCCAGCAGGTACATCTGTACAATTCCCTATATGTCtatataattcattcatAAAACTTTGACAGAATTTCAAAATTTCGTTGTCTGATTTTCCCTTAGGATCAAAATCAGACCCTCCCTTTCCTCCACCCATTGATAATCCTGTTAACgaattcttaaaaatttgCTCAAAACCTAAAAACTTTACTATGGATAAATTTACTGACGAATGAAATCGTAACCCTCCTTTATAAGGACCTAACACACTGTTATATTGAACCCTAAAACAGCGATTTTTTCTTTGAATCCCTCTATCATCTAACCAGCATACTCGAAATTGTACAACTCGTTCTGGTTCTGATAACATTTCAATTATAGGCAAATATTTCGGTTCTTCCAAAAACAAAGGTTTTAAAGAATACAGTACTTCATGAAATGCTTGTAAGAATTCTTCTTGGTTCggatctaatttttttacgcGCTCATACACATTGTTCATTTCTTCTTCAATTAGAGTTTCGTAATTATTCGCATTTTTGTTAATCAGCGAGAAACGTCCTGTATGGTCTCGGTATTCATgcatttttgaaaaacagAGGTGGAAGGTGAAGGGACAGATTTAAATATAGCTAGCGTGTGTGTACTTGCAGTGAAGATAAGTAGAGGTAAGATGTGTACGCAAAATGATGCATACGAGcatgtaaattaaaaaaaaagaaacgaaACGAAATGAAATAACCAAATGGTGAAATGGCGAAATGGCGAAATGGCGAAATGGCGAAATGGCGAAATGGCGAAATGGCGAAAAAGGATTAATTCACCCTTTTGTGAAAAATGCGCACTTAATTAACTTGAAATTACGTGTTAAATAGGTGTTATGTTAAAGGGGAAGACATTATATGTTGCACACATAATAATCATGTTAAAGAAGTGTAATACATTCCTTAAGtatgtttaataaaaatatatctggttctatgtacatatgtttaaTGATAGAGAACATGGAAGATGTATTATCTTTGGACGTGGTAAATATAgctaaggaaaataaaaaaaaaaatatatatacaatgtaCAAAGCTTCCAAAGCAAACAAGGAGGCCGTATATAGTTTTCTCACCGTAAAATATTTGCCCAAGCTGCGTACATATAAGAACGTATTGATTTGCACCTTAatataagttttatttttttccaatttatattgttatttcgTTACgcttttattttgcttatttatctatttattttaaaataaatatttatttaagtaCACGTAAatcaaaggaaaaaaaataaaaaaaatatatatataataaaaaaaaaaatagta
This genomic interval from Plasmodium brasilianum strain Bolivian I chromosome 13, whole genome shotgun sequence contains the following:
- a CDS encoding NADP-specific glutamate dehydrogenase, with the protein product MHEYRDHTGRFSLINKNANNYETLIEEEMNNVYERVKKLDPNQEEFLQAFHEVLYSLKPLFLEEPKYLPIIEMLSEPERVVQFRVCWLDDRGIQRKNRCFRVQYNSVLGPYKGGLRFHSSVNLSIVKFLGFEQIFKNSLTGLSMGGGKGGSDFDPKGKSDNEILKFCQSFMNELYRHIGNCTDVPAGDIGVGGREIGYLFGQYKKIVNNFNGTLSGKNVKWGGSILRTEATGYGLIYFVLEVLKSLNISVDKQVATVSGSGNVALYCVQKLLQLNAKVVTLSDSDGYIYEPNGFTINDLNFLIQLKEVKKGRIKEYLNHSSTAKYFSNEKPWGVPCTLALPCATQNEIDLEDAKKLHKNGCILVAEGANMPSTVQAINYFKSNQIIFCPAKAANAGGVAISGLEMSQNFQLTQWTREIVDEKLKGIMKNIFMTCSENALKYTKNKYDLQAGANIAGFLKVAESYIEQGCF
- a CDS encoding hypothetical protein (conserved Plasmodium protein); translated protein: MMKNTLLGEYSTEDNSGSFYIARKEDHTNGNGNRNSNSNSNINNCSLLHNDANSGCRKNNVLMVDDKLICRKYNNLNQFHSCRIKSSHNNLLQGELSMNKTELKKKYNEPNYYYVLQNTALNAYFDEDNSKQISSNVKKNIIGKQNSKREKTKECTSTSTLLSEKFHNENLHRNGFYNCADYMYLFNKNEHEFSTYGKINFTEGEMHDGGKYMDYLEEDSNNENNSRKILPQAFVKKELNKNYLNNINRHSNEASVEENSTNENELNDLLKITKEIYSSNNFSLNINTNNASTECRNINDKEGNYNYIDNVMYSGNPIDLLKWGISASKKDKATVNNLDSSIISDDLNGNEYFNNEKLKNEKFKSEKIKASMSIQIGDTDRMGVIRTQNNTSRGRNLCKLHNFKNMENVFNMSKLDYIKKSNSLGNSNIEKSAEEVIIISSTSDNYTGHSNAILKKEMGNFSKFPKNNRDMVEKNNSSYKIAHIYNVNEMENQDEVKKGTILKVADADICSLRGKLIKDPYKLKSSSQEGRNLFLSNNKLSTKIKKVNSDDPHRDIFTNVNINNNMGMNKNMNINTRKQSIRVCSVKDTNMTDSEKRENNHNILNSLYFENKGLTNVSKKRSEKDNHIRIISLDSLSHDSKEFLKNRECIEREELLHMNENENKRENKIENKSENKRENKIENKRENNSENKRENKSENKRENNSENKRENNSENKRENKRENKNKINYAAQTCPYRKGLYSIGEYCLEKDHKSHSDLYDVLLNSDENVQGINKHLNIAEILNTQENFKYNPTIKGNHHLRNEKKKLKNRNSDLNNLAVKKNSIHDDSFNEEQERVSIVGDIKNYSPTVEKSSKAKKYEHKDETKYMLHATSFSFNSLNPTITSYKERKKNILLVKNMKQHKLVNNIHTHKLKDYEKSSIKNIIGENVNAVEKENKKSSSNNDKRKELTDTVNIKLTGIRTNEEKINTSIIADALKLIDKKTKDNNYKERVKKGIHNKKEEKKERSFSNSIEIISDNYPKANINICRKFFKMGSKNNENSKPFKIKYPFISKHSNAHEYMVPIRNQPIKSLKRMKMEHQNRGHYICQQSGSFNGLGRGMNRVDRDMRKADKGMNWIDKGAHKADKVMHKIDNDMHMVDSDIYISKTKKKDRPSAFSNKEDKTEINETGNVLDTGESVEEYEEKNKIFNIPSCHSSSSYEPPKYSLNYANLGSQIYQVQKDNCTVNKRKEHPHKKKERVFYEKEEIKNVIVPYSENSVLSRIGNKREVYTNKNILLKKKKNIMCNEKLNNDKYENNKIEKKSKMMHNMLSDKMYLDNKNRKQEYPLDITATYKCKNIHLKINVDTNNEELLKHTQSKLSKRSLEFKLIITKFIDGFIKSTETNIYNSSNIILQNTETDVFYNITIHAYSTVITTVWLYASISFYLTKFNVEKFKLKTPSSVTFTTDAEFQNFLLNNNTKKKPSKSGIRSELKSEQRKGSKNESIYAQKNEAINSPMYEKCVTQKGLLKNTLEKKKKKNISIFMKNYKQKDNRVRISEEQQKDNFSQDDYSSTLDTVSSYESGDAINRNTNICNTPENINESAGHSISEHNNNNSNSNNYSSMYKEKAYPYGVYDELYNDEYLSSSTYEEVLLDFHDLNKGKIKYKFQNFTHERDHDEENDKKGRSVDNINTDSSTANNASSTANNASSTANNASSTVNNSLSTANNALSTANNALSTANNASSTANNASSTANNASSTANNASSTANNASSTVNNSLSTANNASSTANNALSTANNALSTANNALSTANNASSTANNASSTANNASSTANNASSTVNNSLSTANNASSTANNASSTANNASSTANTTSSTANNASSTANTTSSTTNNASSTANTTSSTANTTSSTANTTSSTANTTSSIADTTSSTADTAPCIAIKSGYYHKKYDNNKERHKSKDKISREMNEQNGINRIRPIIHVNRISEKQTTHVSGYNKAKDEMSNNSIKFNNKMNEVYEGCFTFSEFTSEKADETRDSNKWLLNPLIIKESINSASLNLSNSHMFRDNYKNDNTNSELKKSKHHILTNDHHNNDKRNCSSKLHEICKDTPSKTFKKSKNISHFKDDYHTLKKEVENLGEVNSIQNKKYVKGSNMNGMNYSEREKIKINLCNTNNNYITNIESFHNKNDTVDENDGNSVYNNNDVNDDDNYNNNGKYKMNNGLAYISNTDSPKKEHKTKEEYSSKSCHENFTQTPYREDCNDNYILNKSLYLSNDDKVLEKSKYNSTTHSGLKGNKYFSKNEKEYLQCSSEMQENDKESLTLLNKIDNKNEIQDMHCVSLNHTDGSNQVVDIKDAKQIKDIKEENTGIDESTLTNNMTYNKILEPLHEECVTNKSLYLSNEANISNKPKDYQTDERKLMIYNNVNICSNNTININKNNIKNSINTYATLNNKMNESNNRYHNNHSNTSNHFKALPDLNNATFNPDDKKLINRKNVQLPPSSSSASPSKLGEDNKYNYLYNPCFNKTCQRLNLTNRINIWNKMNPLIDFLNKTSVSNTEEVDNKVGKKYFHTSRGKFYNSEDLLYRCNNNYKDVRCAYKAGYIPPVYNISGKSNSSGLSVNNSSGLGVNRSGLSTNISDNNSNNNNFTNYLNREINPLKQPIHSMNMLKMHEKGTEECPTASINNLVNYKKNNESDIYYKDRNMAISENKSRLNFLISDKKNNSEENVIRCNYNFINGNKTSKNGEKIEQEIRYVKDNNYFDKEYFLNSQRLANNHISNHVNNSKNLSDSNIINNPTPKCAPVNKLVSNNRSNSSNRLTGGNRSNSSNQLTGGNRSNSINRLTGGNRLIGSNRLISNDRLNGSNRLNGSNQLISNNLLNNNVKYVNHNDLVNKHRYYNMRTHGSSNNSNNNSLYIYNKEAAPIYLDNSKKKIYISNPTFFPPYTPQSVPNYDKHNNENFYNLKNNIYMQNSSRENVNRELNRNLQDDVHIQKTHMKENVIKYKQNINSKNNEIKLKKSFFKPNIDNNTLYDYKKYMTPNCTLTKVAFNKNLYIPSQEIKSTGTKNSYKAFNTNKEKVNNYLNTSTSNNFNFSEHVGKNTNVRCPIYTPNAENSQTMFLNQKKVTKLNPSNVYYNGSMNCLEKNEIYFQKMLLNGGVNRIAKSSNCVRGNNNVISTPNGKLSSNVRGNWNGCLNRNYSSNHNSNCNDNPYGNPHDNPLETPHSLNFKNKPMIERTDLIRLNAVMPENNKKKIYSKANPVIETCQNDENSTTMLTSFDNKSLHDQYDDGKEWPVRMSLHSDNNIIKKDNIYENIFSPLNSYEMKKHIINNENSTNSNDESLKNGNKNNFHTNCTSNYIKSNTKDSADKVGFNLSVNNDFNFGNIEKTLNQIKGNIITYNDYNASNSEKEHAYVNNIYINNENSFSKNRKCSPFFGKSNNAVISDNENNDNLLQNTYSEVQLFQLNIQLDESTWRKITFTPEDKLDDKIIKFINDNKLKKIFLLTIKEKMKYMLQNDIAKWSISITELL